The following nucleotide sequence is from Haloplanus aerogenes.
TACTCCGACTCGAACGCGTCCAGGTACTCCTCGGCGAGATTCGTTCGGGTATCGACCTTGTTCGGGAGCACGAGCGTGAGCTCGATGTCGACCGCGAAATTGTCGGCAATCTTCCCGAGGTCGCGACGGAGGGCATCAGCCTGCTCGGCCTCGAACGGTCCCATCTCGACGGGCGTGATGACGTGACGGGCGGCCCACAGTCCGTTGTAGGCGACGTTATTCGTCATTCCCGGGAGGTCGACCAAGACGACGTCATAGCCGAGCGGGTCGACGTACTCGTCGAGGAACTGTTCGAGACGACTGTAGCGCTCGCGGGCATCGTCGATATTCCCGAGTTCGGCGTCGAGGGTGTCGAGGCCGGGATGGGCCGGGATAAGGTCCGGTCCCTCAGCAGTCGGAACAACGAGATCAGCAAGAGTGTCATCGCCCAGCTTCTCGGCGATCGTGCCCCAGGCGTCGTCGAAGACAGTGCTGATATTCGGCCATGCCTCGTCGGCCTCGATCCGCGCCTGGTAGTCCCCCCAGACGCCGAAGTGCTTCGCGAGATCGCCCTGCTTCCCGGCGAGATCTACGAGCAGGACCTCGTGGCCCAGCTCCTCGAGGGCGACGCCGAGGTGGGCGACGGTCGTCGTCTTCCCGGTGCCGCCTTTGT
It contains:
- a CDS encoding ParA family protein, producing MSDTLRAAAFLDKGGTGKTTTVAHLGVALEELGHEVLLVDLAGKQGDLAKHFGVWGDYQARIEADEAWPNISTVFDDAWGTIAEKLGDDTLADLVVPTAEGPDLIPAHPGLDTLDAELGNIDDARERYSRLEQFLDEYVDPLGYDVVLVDLPGMTNNVAYNGLWAARHVITPVEMGPFEAEQADALRRDLGKIADNFAVDIELTLVLPNKVDTRTNLAEEYLDAFESEYPDAIAPDYVPYSQDIRNAAEHGQTAFALQEPSTTARRAREAYLDAAETLVSRLGGDHGG